CCCTCCCTCTTTAGCATCACTCCAAAAACATGACCAGGTCTAATATTACAAAGTTACAGTGCAACAAATGAACCAGCCTTTTAAATTCTTAAAGTGGGGGCACACATTAAAGCATGAACATGTCTCAAGCAAATTAACTATTTATACACAAGTATTACATATACAAGTTGGGCATCCGAAGAAATGTGCGAGAAAgacaaaatttgaataaaaCAGAGAACATACCTCATCATCGGAGGTGTTTTCACTTTCACCAGGTGCCCAAATCTTGATGCTCGAATCAATACCACTGCTTGCAATAACAATCTCAGATGGATGCTGTTCAACACAGTTCACAATCCGTTTATCTCCTCTCATCACACGCATAAGCTCCCCATCCTTCTTTCTCCAAATAAATACATTGCCACAGTCTGATCCAGAGGTAACATAGTCACAATTGGGACCAAGGAAGTTAACACCCTTAATGGTCTTCATGTTCTTGTGTCCGACGAAAGTCTGAGGTACAGGCAACTTCTTCTCTCCACAAAGTAATGAGGATTCTACAGTCGCATCCATCAAGAGTTTTTCGCCTACCTCAAAATTGTTGAAGTGCAACCCATGCTCTCTCTCGAAAATGTAGATGTTTTCATAACTATAGGATGCCAGTAGCTCCCCGGTCTGGGAGTAAGCCAAACCAGTTATTCCATCTTTGTTTTCCGCAATCATATGCGGAGGGCAAAAGTGCTCAACCGGGCAACCAAATTTAGAATCCCCGTTGAGATAACTCTTACGTGTATCATATAACCTTACATACTCATCAGATCCGGAAACTGCAAAGTAACATGGATTTCTTGGGTCGACGGCAATAGAATAGAGATCGATGGCATAGAATGGTGAATCATGAATCGCCCCACATTTAAAGAGCTCAGTGGCCTCTTTCTCCCGTACGTCAAACTGAAGGAAAACAGAGTCAGCATCAAAGGAATCCAACACCGATAACTAAAAAAGAAGGAAGCAAATTAGCAACTTACAGACCACACAGCACCATCTTGCCCACAGCTAAAGAACGTATGAGGATTTCCAGGCTGAACAGCCAACCTGTGGACCGCATAGTCCATTTCAGCAAACTTATGCGTAAGGACACACCCCCCTTCTTGTATTTGCGAGTGCCTCACCTGTTCCACAGGCAGAACAAAT
This is a stretch of genomic DNA from Brachypodium distachyon strain Bd21 chromosome 1, Brachypodium_distachyon_v3.0, whole genome shotgun sequence. It encodes these proteins:
- the LOC100845367 gene encoding DDB1- and CUL4-associated factor 8 isoform X1, yielding MPAEGTRMAGLWEREVGRLPPKRFANAVMASKDFVQSLSIHKRLRKHRGCVNTISFNSSGSLLLSGSDDQYIMLWNWEKGEPTLKFYTGHDNNVLYAQFMPFSDDRSIISSGADGQVRHSQIQEGGCVLTHKFAEMDYAVHRLAVQPGNPHTFFSCGQDGAVWSFDVREKEATELFKCGAIHDSPFYAIDLYSIAVDPRNPCYFAVSGSDEYVRLYDTRKSYLNGDSKFGCPVEHFCPPHMIAENKDGITGLAYSQTGELLASYSYENIYIFEREHGLHFNNFEVGEKLLMDATVESSLLCGEKKLPVPQTFVGHKNMKTIKGVNFLGPNCDYVTSGSDCGNVFIWRKKDGELMRVMRGDKRIVNCVEQHPSEIVIASSGIDSSIKIWAPGESENTSDDEIFTDLDLSGSTSDSDGPDYMDEPIFSYGFDTSDDDEDVDDIEGDDEEYGEEETTGDGSEEDDEGGSKDMNEGDGEGMNEGDDEGMNDD
- the LOC100845367 gene encoding DDB1- and CUL4-associated factor 8 isoform X2, whose translation is MPAEGTRMAGLWEREVGRLPPKRFANAVMASKDFVQSLSIHKRLRKHRGCVNTISFNSSGSLLLSGSDDQYIMLWNWEKGEPTLKFYTGHDNNVLYAQFMPFSDDRSIISSGADGQVRHSQIQEGGCVLTHKFAEMDYAVHRLAVQPGNPHTFFSCGQDGAVWSFDVREKEATELFKCGAIHDSPFYAIDLYSIAVDPRNPCYFAVSGSDEYVRLYDTRKSYLNGDSKFGCPVEHFCPPHMIAENKDGITGLAYSQTGELLASYSYENIYIFEREHGLHFNNFEVGEKLLMDATVESSLLCGEKKLPVPQTFVGHKNMKTIKGVNFLGPNCDYVTSGSDCGNVFIWRKKDGELMRVMRGDKRIVNCVEQHPSEIVIASSGIDSSIKIWAPGESENTSDDEILISPVAQAILMALITWMNLYFPMVLIPLMTMKMWMTLKVTTKSMGKKRQLEMEVRKMMRAAAKT